A genomic window from Slackia heliotrinireducens DSM 20476 includes:
- a CDS encoding nuclear transport factor 2 family protein — protein MTDEEACAQLYRDLCDASMRKDAEGMAAVLADDYALVHMTGMRQPKRAYIASVVDGTLNYYSTEHDSIEVSIDPDGKHASIRGRSRVNAAVFGGGRHTWRLQQDLQAEKRDGVWLLTESYASTY, from the coding sequence ATGACCGACGAAGAGGCCTGCGCGCAGCTCTACCGCGACCTGTGCGACGCATCCATGCGAAAGGACGCCGAGGGCATGGCGGCAGTGCTCGCCGACGACTATGCGCTGGTGCACATGACGGGCATGAGGCAGCCCAAGCGCGCATACATCGCCTCGGTGGTCGACGGCACGCTGAACTACTATTCGACGGAGCACGATTCCATCGAGGTGAGCATCGACCCCGACGGCAAGCACGCTTCCATCCGCGGGCGCTCGCGCGTGAACGCGGCCGTGTTCGGTGGCGGCCGCCATACCTGGCGCCTGCAGCAGGACCTTCAAGCCGAAAAACGGGACGGCGTATGGCTTCTGACGGAATCGTATGCCTCGACGTATTAA
- a CDS encoding SDR family oxidoreductase, with product MTNEAVLWTGAGQIGMAIARRVGYGKKILVGDKSIANANAIAKIMNEAGFDVEPYEMDLSSRESILGIIARAQELGEITTLINAAGVSPSQAPIETILKVDLYGTAVLLEEVGKVIAPGGVGVTISSQSGKRMPQLTPEEDRALACTPTEELLDLPLLQPENVRDTLHAYQLAKRCNEKRVMFEACRWGEKGARINSISPGIIVTPLAIDEFNGPRGDFYKNMFAKCPAGRPGTADEVGALAELVMGPQGAFISGSDFLIDGGATASYYYGPLQPEKQE from the coding sequence ATGACCAACGAAGCGGTTCTCTGGACGGGCGCGGGGCAGATAGGCATGGCCATCGCCCGCCGCGTCGGCTACGGCAAGAAGATCCTCGTGGGCGACAAATCCATCGCCAACGCGAACGCCATCGCCAAGATCATGAACGAAGCCGGCTTCGACGTTGAGCCCTACGAGATGGACCTGTCAAGCCGCGAATCGATCCTGGGCATAATCGCACGGGCGCAGGAGCTGGGAGAAATAACCACGCTCATCAACGCGGCGGGCGTCTCGCCCAGCCAGGCCCCGATCGAAACCATCCTGAAGGTGGACCTGTACGGCACCGCCGTGCTGCTGGAGGAAGTCGGCAAGGTCATAGCCCCCGGCGGCGTGGGCGTCACCATAAGCAGCCAGTCGGGCAAGCGCATGCCGCAGCTCACGCCCGAAGAGGACCGCGCGCTGGCCTGCACCCCCACCGAGGAGTTGCTCGACCTGCCGCTGCTCCAGCCCGAAAACGTGCGCGACACGCTGCACGCCTACCAGCTGGCCAAGCGTTGCAACGAGAAGCGCGTCATGTTCGAGGCCTGCCGCTGGGGCGAAAAGGGCGCGCGCATCAACTCGATCAGCCCGGGCATCATCGTGACGCCGCTTGCGATTGACGAGTTCAACGGCCCGCGCGGCGACTTCTACAAGAACATGTTCGCCAAATGCCCGGCGGGGCGTCCCGGCACAGCCGACGAGGTGGGCGCGCTCGCCGAACTGGTGATGGGTCCGCAAGGCGCGTTCATCAGCGGCAGCGACTTCCTCATCGATGGCGGGGCCACCGCAAGCTACTACTACGGCCCGCTTCAACCCGAGAAGCAAGAATAG
- a CDS encoding zinc ribbon domain-containing protein gives MAIKDILPQLRSDRGLTQQELANKLYVTRQAVSRWETGETTPNVDMIKLLAVTLGVPVGVLLEMPEHFCQSCGMPIADPAIQGTEADGSPSGDYCKWCYQDGSYTYETDLDNMIESCAPYMAEHTGMSHDQAVSLMGAMLPNLKRWKKD, from the coding sequence ATGGCGATAAAAGATATCCTTCCCCAATTGCGCTCGGATCGCGGCCTTACGCAGCAGGAACTTGCGAACAAACTATACGTCACCCGCCAGGCGGTGAGCCGATGGGAGACGGGCGAAACGACGCCGAACGTGGACATGATCAAGCTGCTCGCCGTCACGCTCGGGGTTCCTGTGGGAGTGCTTCTGGAAATGCCCGAGCACTTCTGCCAGAGCTGCGGCATGCCCATAGCGGACCCCGCCATCCAAGGTACCGAGGCCGACGGAAGCCCCTCTGGCGACTACTGCAAGTGGTGCTATCAGGACGGTTCCTACACTTACGAGACCGATTTGGACAACATGATCGAAAGCTGCGCTCCGTATATGGCCGAGCACACCGGCATGAGCCACGACCAGGCCGTTTCGCTCATGGGGGCAATGCTGCCCAACCTCAAACGGTGGAAGAAGGACTAA
- a CDS encoding TetR/AcrR family transcriptional regulator gives MGDYIRARSPEHKQERMAAIMQAADELFAGRPYHQITMGTIAEHLGWSRSNLYKYAATQEEIFLELHAQKNRAWLEDLSANLEDAPLSSAEFARIWAETTGRHAAFLRYQGILVSIIESNVTLERLTAFKRGFTDMVKPVAAVLSRQCGIEEPAALDLYLRLLYQAPGLWDHFHFSETTKQAMRAAGIPETQGTFEAAYADFVHLCIEGAAR, from the coding sequence ATGGGCGATTACATACGGGCGCGCTCTCCTGAACACAAGCAAGAGCGCATGGCGGCGATCATGCAGGCGGCCGACGAGCTGTTTGCGGGTAGGCCCTATCATCAGATAACGATGGGCACGATTGCCGAGCATCTGGGATGGTCGCGTTCGAACCTCTATAAATACGCAGCCACGCAGGAGGAGATCTTCCTGGAGCTGCACGCGCAGAAGAACCGCGCCTGGCTCGAAGATCTTTCCGCCAACCTTGAGGATGCGCCGCTCAGCTCGGCCGAATTCGCCCGCATATGGGCCGAAACCACGGGGCGGCATGCAGCGTTCCTGCGCTATCAGGGTATTCTCGTGTCCATTATCGAAAGCAACGTCACATTGGAGCGGCTGACCGCTTTCAAGCGCGGGTTCACGGACATGGTGAAGCCTGTGGCTGCCGTCCTGTCGCGCCAGTGCGGTATCGAAGAGCCTGCAGCACTCGACCTGTATCTGCGCCTGCTTTACCAAGCGCCAGGGCTTTGGGACCACTTCCATTTCTCGGAAACGACCAAGCAGGCCATGCGCGCGGCCGGCATCCCCGAGACGCAAGGCACGTTCGAAGCTGCCTACGCCGACTTCGTGCACCTGTGCATCGAAGGCGCTGCTCGCTAG
- a CDS encoding flavodoxin: MANLIVYYSRKGENYWAGGIKNIAKGNTERVAEFVQEAVGGDLFEIETEKTYSASYMECIDDAKAELQADARPELKRYLEDAGLNMDDYDTIFLGYPNWWGTCPMCVFTFLEHYDLAGKRIVPFCTNEGSGMGGSEKHLKKVCPAAKIERGLSITGNQAAQSKDKAQAWARKFA, translated from the coding sequence ATGGCAAACCTCATCGTGTACTACTCCCGCAAGGGCGAGAACTACTGGGCCGGCGGCATCAAGAACATCGCCAAAGGCAACACCGAGCGCGTGGCCGAGTTCGTGCAGGAGGCCGTGGGCGGCGACCTGTTCGAGATCGAGACCGAAAAGACCTATTCGGCCAGCTACATGGAATGCATCGACGACGCCAAGGCCGAGCTGCAGGCCGACGCCCGCCCGGAGCTGAAGCGCTATCTTGAAGATGCAGGCCTGAACATGGACGACTACGACACCATCTTCCTGGGCTACCCCAACTGGTGGGGCACGTGCCCCATGTGCGTTTTCACGTTCCTGGAGCACTACGACCTGGCCGGCAAGCGCATCGTGCCCTTCTGCACCAACGAAGGTTCCGGCATGGGCGGAAGCGAAAAGCACCTGAAAAAGGTTTGCCCGGCCGCGAAGATCGAGCGCGGCCTGTCCATCACCGGCAACCAGGCCGCCCAGTCCAAGGACAAGGCTCAGGCCTGGGCACGCAAGTTCGCGTAA